In Pseudomonas sp. R76, one genomic interval encodes:
- a CDS encoding MFS transporter — MTSPSRPDSARSKVGAVFRVTSGNFLEQFDFFLFGFYATYIAAAFFPAANEFASLMMTFAVFGAGFLMRPLGAIILGAYIDDVGRRKGLIVTLSIMASGTLLIVLVPGYQTIGLWAPLLVLLGRLLQGFSAGAELGGVSVYLSEMATPGRKGFYTSWQSGSQQISIVVAAALGYGLNVWMQPAVVADWGWRIPFAIGCIIIPFIFVLRRNLQETEEFANRKHRPTMREVLATLVKNWTVVIGGMLMVAMTTTAFYLITVYAPTFGKTVLQLSTSDALLVTLLVAVSNFIWLPIGGTLSDRFGRKPVLVVMTALTVITAYPALSFVVNAPSFGHMLETLLWFSFLYGMYNGAMIPALTEIMPVEVRVAGFSLAYSLATAIFGGFTPAISTWFIHITEDKASPAYWMMFAALCALCSTLALYRRANTRGQVMQGAV; from the coding sequence ATGACTAGCCCTTCCCGGCCCGATTCTGCCCGCTCGAAAGTTGGTGCGGTATTCCGCGTTACTTCGGGCAACTTCCTCGAACAGTTCGACTTCTTTCTGTTCGGCTTCTACGCCACCTACATCGCCGCCGCGTTCTTCCCCGCCGCTAATGAGTTTGCGTCATTAATGATGACCTTCGCCGTGTTCGGTGCAGGCTTCCTGATGCGACCGCTAGGCGCGATCATTTTGGGTGCCTACATCGATGACGTCGGTCGCCGCAAAGGGTTGATCGTGACCCTGTCGATCATGGCCAGCGGTACGCTGCTGATCGTGCTGGTGCCGGGTTACCAGACCATCGGCCTGTGGGCACCTCTGCTCGTACTGCTGGGCCGCTTGCTGCAAGGCTTCTCGGCCGGTGCGGAACTGGGCGGTGTTTCGGTTTACCTGTCCGAAATGGCCACCCCGGGCCGCAAAGGCTTCTACACCAGCTGGCAGTCGGGCAGCCAACAGATCTCCATCGTGGTTGCCGCCGCGCTGGGTTATGGCTTGAACGTGTGGATGCAACCGGCCGTGGTTGCCGATTGGGGCTGGCGCATTCCGTTCGCCATCGGTTGCATCATCATCCCGTTCATCTTCGTACTGCGACGTAACCTGCAGGAAACCGAAGAGTTCGCCAACCGCAAACATCGCCCAACCATGCGCGAAGTGCTGGCGACCCTGGTGAAGAACTGGACCGTGGTGATCGGCGGCATGTTGATGGTGGCCATGACTACCACCGCGTTCTACCTGATTACCGTGTACGCACCGACCTTCGGCAAAACCGTACTGCAACTGAGCACCTCGGACGCCTTGCTGGTGACTTTGCTGGTGGCCGTGTCGAACTTTATCTGGCTGCCGATCGGCGGCACCCTGAGCGACCGCTTTGGCCGCAAACCGGTGCTGGTGGTGATGACCGCGCTGACCGTGATCACCGCCTACCCGGCGCTGTCGTTCGTGGTCAACGCGCCGAGCTTCGGCCATATGCTGGAAACCCTGCTGTGGTTCTCCTTCCTCTACGGCATGTACAACGGCGCGATGATCCCGGCGCTGACCGAAATCATGCCGGTGGAAGTACGTGTGGCAGGCTTCTCGCTGGCGTATAGCCTGGCGACCGCGATCTTCGGCGGTTTCACCCCGGCGATCTCGACGTGGTTCATTCACATCACCGAAGACAAGGCCTCGCCGGCCTACTGGATGATGTTTGCCGCGCTGTGTGCGCTGTGCTCGACACTGGCGTTGTACCGTCGTGCCAACACCCGTGGGCAGGTGATGCAGGGGGCTGTGTGA
- a CDS encoding VOC family protein has translation MKFAYTIIYVPDVAASLAFFEKAFGFSRRFLHESGTYGELETGDTTLSFAAHELGELNFDGGHVQAHASRKPLGMEVGFVTEDVLVAHAKALALGATELAPPSTKPWGQVVSYVRCPDGTLVELCTPIVG, from the coding sequence ATGAAATTCGCCTACACCATCATCTATGTACCGGACGTGGCCGCCTCCCTGGCCTTCTTCGAAAAAGCCTTTGGCTTCAGTCGCCGTTTCCTGCATGAATCCGGCACCTACGGCGAGTTGGAAACCGGCGACACCACCCTCTCGTTTGCGGCGCATGAGCTGGGCGAGCTGAATTTCGACGGTGGGCACGTGCAGGCGCATGCCTCCAGGAAACCGCTGGGCATGGAGGTGGGGTTCGTCACTGAGGATGTGCTTGTTGCCCATGCCAAGGCGCTGGCACTGGGTGCGACAGAGCTGGCGCCGCCAAGTACCAAGCCGTGGGGGCAAGTGGTGTCTTATGTGCGCTGCCCGGATGGGACATTGGTGGAGTTGTGCACGCCGATAGTGGGCTGA
- a CDS encoding cyanate transporter, which yields MENVRTKPTTAVWLMISVVLVALNLRPSMAAVGPLLSSIRGDVPLSFSSAALLTMLPVMAMGLAMFFGMGLGRRVGEHRSIVLSLLVIGVATLSRLFLDSALELIVSAIAAGVGIAMIQALMPALIKTRFSDNVSLFMGLYVTAIMGGAALAASFAPFVQVQTGSWRIGLAIWAALALLALLFWYAQRSAMPPLPQAGSGPQESFFGNRRAWLLAIFFGLGTASYTCVLAWLAPYYVEQGWSEQNAGLLLGFLTAMEVVSGLITPAIANRRQDKRGVVAVLLVLIILGFCGLILSPQHLSLLWPCLLGLGIGGLFPMSLILSLDHLDNPRRAGGLTAFVQGIGYLIAGLSPLIAGMIRDQLGSFEWAWWSLTAVIVVMLLIVTRFNPKHYARHIH from the coding sequence ATGGAAAACGTCCGCACAAAACCCACCACCGCCGTTTGGCTGATGATCAGCGTGGTACTGGTGGCCCTTAACCTGCGCCCATCGATGGCGGCCGTCGGCCCGCTGTTGTCGTCGATTCGCGGCGATGTGCCGTTGAGTTTCAGCAGCGCGGCCTTGCTGACCATGTTGCCGGTCATGGCCATGGGCCTGGCGATGTTTTTTGGCATGGGCCTGGGCAGACGTGTTGGCGAGCACCGCAGCATTGTGCTGTCGCTGCTGGTGATTGGCGTGGCCACGCTGTCGCGGTTGTTTCTGGATTCGGCGCTGGAGTTGATCGTCAGCGCCATCGCTGCCGGTGTCGGTATCGCGATGATCCAGGCGTTGATGCCGGCATTGATCAAGACCCGCTTCAGCGACAACGTTTCGCTGTTCATGGGCTTGTACGTCACCGCCATCATGGGCGGTGCGGCGTTGGCGGCTTCGTTCGCGCCGTTCGTGCAGGTGCAGACCGGCAGCTGGCGCATCGGCCTGGCGATCTGGGCGGCACTCGCGTTATTGGCGTTGCTGTTCTGGTACGCCCAGCGCTCGGCAATGCCGCCGCTGCCCCAAGCCGGTTCCGGCCCTCAGGAATCTTTTTTCGGTAATCGTCGCGCCTGGTTACTGGCGATCTTCTTCGGCCTCGGTACAGCGTCCTACACCTGCGTACTCGCGTGGCTGGCGCCGTATTACGTGGAGCAAGGCTGGAGCGAGCAGAACGCCGGTCTGCTGCTGGGGTTCTTGACCGCCATGGAAGTGGTGTCCGGCCTAATCACGCCTGCTATCGCCAACCGCCGCCAGGATAAACGCGGCGTGGTTGCTGTGCTGCTGGTGCTGATCATCCTGGGTTTCTGCGGCCTGATTCTAAGCCCGCAACACTTGAGCTTGCTGTGGCCTTGCCTGTTGGGCCTGGGCATCGGCGGCCTGTTTCCGATGAGCCTGATCCTGTCCCTCGACCACCTCGACAACCCGCGCCGGGCCGGTGGCCTGACCGCGTTTGTGCAAGGCATCGGCTACCTGATTGCTGGCCTGTCGCCACTTATTGCCGGGATGATTCGCGACCAACTCGGCAGCTTCGAATGGGCCTGGTGGTCGCTGACCGCCGTGATCGTGGTGATGCTGCTGATCGTCACGCGCTTCAATCCAAAGCATTACGCACGACATATCCACTGA
- a CDS encoding STAS domain-containing protein — protein MATLQAHTIQALQAQRPALLTEWITSLEASGATRNVKGDDVKQQAGDFLTLLIDALLQGGPQQISHENWAETRVFLEKLSHSRALIGQDSQQTASFIFALKGPVFTLLQREYAEQPAQLAEQLWEVSELLDSLGMHTIRTFQKSRESVIKRQQEELLELSTPVVKLWDGVLALPMIGTLDSQRTQVVMESLLQRIVDTGSEIAIIDITGVPTVDTLVAQHLLKTVTAIRLMGADSIISGVRPQIAQTIVHLGLDLQGVVTKANLADALALALKRLGVTISKAV, from the coding sequence GTGGCAACTCTTCAAGCTCATACAATCCAGGCGCTGCAAGCCCAACGCCCTGCCCTGCTGACCGAATGGATTACGAGCCTCGAGGCTTCGGGAGCCACACGAAACGTCAAGGGGGATGACGTCAAACAGCAAGCTGGCGACTTTCTTACTCTGCTGATCGACGCGCTCCTGCAAGGCGGCCCACAGCAAATAAGCCATGAAAACTGGGCCGAAACCCGGGTCTTCCTGGAAAAGCTGTCGCACAGCCGCGCCTTGATCGGCCAGGACTCGCAACAAACCGCCAGCTTCATTTTCGCCCTTAAAGGCCCAGTGTTCACCTTGCTGCAACGTGAGTACGCCGAACAACCGGCGCAACTGGCCGAGCAACTATGGGAAGTTTCCGAACTGCTGGATTCGCTGGGTATGCACACCATCCGCACCTTCCAGAAGTCCCGTGAGTCGGTCATCAAACGCCAGCAGGAAGAATTGCTGGAGTTGTCCACCCCCGTGGTGAAGCTGTGGGACGGTGTGCTGGCCCTGCCGATGATTGGCACCCTGGACTCGCAACGCACCCAGGTGGTCATGGAGTCGCTGCTGCAACGCATCGTCGACACCGGCTCGGAAATCGCCATTATCGACATTACCGGCGTGCCGACCGTCGACACCCTGGTGGCCCAGCACTTGCTGAAAACAGTCACCGCCATCCGCCTGATGGGTGCCGACAGCATCATCAGCGGCGTGCGCCCACAAATTGCCCAGACCATCGTGCACCTGGGTCTGGACCTGCAAGGCGTGGTGACCAAAGCCAACTTGGCGGATGCTCTGGCGCTGGCGCTCAAACGCCTGGGCGTCACCATCAGCAAGGCTGTCTAA
- a CDS encoding LysR family transcriptional regulator — protein MIINFDLNDLQAFRAVVDKGSFRGAAEAIRISQPALSRRIEKLESALDVKLFERTTRRVSLTMVGRAFLPQVERMLDDLDVALMGISNVASTRMGNVTIACVPSTAYYFMPHVISEFHKLYPKIRLRVLDASAGEVCNAVESGEADFGVSFSGSLADEVEFELLLQERYVLACRRDHPLAERESVTWAEAYEHDYITVDKTSGNRFLLDQALRGVRVKKPSICETHHVTTMIGLVEAGLGVAMVPSIAMPACTHPILVSVPLVEPQVMRNVGLIKRRGRTLPPAALELERLVREMPFRSV, from the coding sequence GTGATCATCAACTTCGACCTCAACGACCTCCAAGCCTTCCGCGCCGTGGTAGACAAGGGCAGTTTTCGCGGCGCCGCCGAGGCCATCCGTATCTCGCAACCGGCGTTGAGCCGGCGTATCGAAAAGCTCGAGTCGGCGCTGGATGTGAAGCTGTTCGAGCGCACCACGCGTCGCGTCAGCCTGACCATGGTCGGGCGGGCGTTCCTGCCACAGGTGGAGCGCATGCTCGACGACCTCGACGTCGCCTTGATGGGCATCAGTAACGTCGCGTCAACGCGCATGGGCAACGTCACGATTGCCTGCGTGCCGTCCACCGCTTACTACTTCATGCCCCACGTAATCTCCGAGTTTCACAAGCTTTACCCGAAGATTCGCCTGCGGGTGCTGGACGCCAGCGCCGGTGAGGTGTGCAACGCAGTGGAAAGTGGCGAGGCGGATTTCGGCGTGAGTTTCAGCGGCAGCCTGGCCGATGAGGTGGAGTTCGAATTGCTGTTGCAGGAGCGCTACGTACTGGCCTGTCGCCGCGACCATCCGTTGGCCGAGCGTGAGAGCGTGACCTGGGCCGAAGCCTATGAACACGACTACATCACCGTGGATAAAACTTCGGGCAACCGCTTCCTGCTGGACCAGGCGCTGCGCGGCGTGCGGGTGAAAAAACCAAGTATCTGCGAGACCCACCACGTGACCACCATGATCGGGCTGGTGGAGGCGGGGTTGGGCGTGGCGATGGTGCCGTCGATTGCGATGCCGGCGTGCACGCACCCGATTCTGGTGAGTGTGCCGCTGGTGGAGCCGCAGGTGATGCGCAATGTGGGCTTGATCAAGCGCCGCGGGCGGACGTTGCCGCCGGCGGCGCTGGAGTTGGAGCGGTTGGTGCGGGAGATGCCGTTTCGGTCAGTGTGA
- a CDS encoding STAS domain-containing protein, whose product MERIPILQMGEFLLVTIQVDMHDQLAMTLQDDLSERISRTSARGVLIDISALDMVDSFIGRMIGTISGLSRIMDAQTVLVGMQPAVAITLVELGMTLPGVATALNVERGMKLLRDRVEHL is encoded by the coding sequence ATGGAACGCATCCCTATTTTGCAGATGGGCGAGTTTTTGCTCGTGACCATTCAGGTCGACATGCACGACCAGTTGGCCATGACGCTGCAGGACGACCTGTCCGAACGCATCAGCCGCACGTCGGCGCGCGGCGTGCTGATCGACATTTCGGCGCTGGACATGGTGGACTCGTTTATCGGGCGCATGATCGGCACCATTTCCGGCCTGTCGCGCATCATGGACGCGCAGACCGTGCTGGTGGGCATGCAACCGGCGGTGGCCATTACCCTGGTGGAACTGGGCATGACCCTGCCCGGCGTGGCGACCGCATTGAACGTCGAGCGCGGCATGAAACTGCTGCGTGATCGGGTAGAACACTTATGA
- a CDS encoding sensor histidine kinase, with translation MADTIASLTEQVQRLHQEADALRTELDETNQGVLALYAELDMQADQLRQASDLKSRFLSYMSHEFRTPLGSILSITSLLADELDGPLSPEQQTQVGFIRSSARELREMVDDLLDLAKIEAGRITISPAWFDMFDLFSALRGMFRPIVDASSVDLIFEEPSGLPKLYTDDKKLAQILRNFISNALKFTLQGEVRVSARMESAHEIRFAVQDTGLGIPAELHNNLFEDFSQIDSPLQKRLRGTGLGLSLCKRFAELLGGRVGVQSAPGVGSMFFVIIPLSIAGGPVDES, from the coding sequence ATGGCTGACACCATTGCTTCGCTCACCGAGCAAGTGCAACGCCTGCACCAGGAAGCCGACGCCTTGCGTACCGAGTTGGATGAGACCAACCAGGGTGTGCTGGCACTGTATGCCGAACTGGATATGCAGGCCGATCAGTTGCGTCAGGCATCAGACCTGAAAAGCCGCTTCCTGTCGTACATGAGTCATGAGTTCCGCACGCCCCTGGGCTCGATCCTGAGCATCACCAGCTTGCTTGCCGATGAACTCGACGGCCCTTTGAGCCCCGAGCAGCAGACCCAGGTAGGCTTTATCCGCAGCTCGGCGCGCGAGCTGCGGGAGATGGTGGACGACCTGCTGGACCTGGCCAAGATCGAGGCCGGGCGCATTACCATCTCGCCTGCCTGGTTTGACATGTTCGACCTGTTCTCGGCATTGCGTGGGATGTTCCGCCCGATCGTCGACGCATCCTCGGTGGACCTCATCTTTGAAGAGCCCTCGGGCTTGCCCAAGCTCTACACCGATGACAAGAAGCTGGCGCAGATCCTGCGCAACTTTATCTCCAATGCCTTGAAGTTCACCTTGCAAGGTGAGGTGCGCGTGTCGGCACGCATGGAAAGCGCGCACGAGATCCGCTTTGCGGTGCAGGACACTGGCCTGGGCATTCCTGCCGAGCTGCACAACAACCTGTTCGAAGACTTTTCCCAGATCGACTCACCGCTGCAAAAGCGCCTGCGCGGCACCGGCCTGGGGCTCTCGCTGTGCAAGCGCTTTGCCGAGCTGCTCGGTGGCCGGGTCGGGGTGCAAAGCGCCCCAGGTGTTGGGTCGATGTTCTTTGTGATCATTCCTCTGTCTATCGCGGGCGGGCCTGTCGATGAATCGTGA
- a CDS encoding LysR substrate-binding domain-containing protein, with protein sequence MNRNELRKADINLMVVFEALMLERNVTRVAEKLFLGQPTISSALNRLRTLFNDPLFIRVGHRMEPTARAEEIIQHLSPALDSLSSALSLTHDFDPTQSTMTFRIGLSDDVEFGLLPPLLRALRQEAPLVVFVVQHVDYWRIPDLLASGDITVGITQTRGLPANAKRKLLRHIRPCLLRADASDKPLTLDEYCARPHVLVSHTANVSGFADEWLAEIGRKRHVVLSVPQYSALPALLAGTDMIASLPDYTAQAMAAGGNLFCEPFPFETPTLDLSMVWLSHVDTDPAERWMRSRLEAFMSERDRLPVLTAKS encoded by the coding sequence ATGAATCGCAATGAATTACGCAAGGCCGACATCAACCTGATGGTGGTCTTCGAAGCACTGATGCTCGAGCGCAACGTGACGCGGGTGGCGGAGAAGCTGTTTCTCGGCCAGCCAACGATCAGTTCCGCCCTCAACCGTTTGCGTACCTTGTTCAATGACCCGCTGTTTATTCGCGTTGGGCACCGCATGGAGCCGACTGCACGGGCCGAGGAGATCATCCAGCACCTGTCGCCGGCCCTGGATTCCCTGTCCTCGGCCCTGAGCCTGACCCACGATTTCGACCCGACCCAAAGCACCATGACCTTCCGCATCGGTTTGTCCGATGACGTCGAGTTCGGCCTGCTGCCGCCCTTGCTGCGTGCCCTGCGCCAGGAAGCACCGCTGGTGGTGTTTGTGGTGCAGCACGTGGATTACTGGCGCATCCCCGACCTGCTGGCGTCCGGCGATATCACCGTCGGTATCACCCAGACCCGCGGCCTGCCGGCGAATGCCAAGCGTAAATTGTTGCGGCATATCCGCCCCTGCCTGTTACGTGCCGACGCCTCGGACAAACCGCTGACCCTCGACGAATATTGCGCACGCCCCCATGTGCTGGTGTCCCACACCGCCAACGTGTCCGGGTTTGCCGATGAATGGCTGGCCGAGATTGGCCGCAAGCGTCATGTGGTGCTGTCGGTGCCGCAATACAGTGCGCTGCCGGCCTTGCTCGCCGGCACCGACATGATCGCCAGCCTGCCGGACTACACTGCCCAGGCCATGGCGGCTGGCGGCAACCTGTTCTGCGAGCCGTTTCCGTTTGAAACGCCGACTCTTGACCTGTCCATGGTCTGGCTCAGCCACGTCGATACTGACCCGGCGGAACGCTGGATGCGTTCGCGGCTGGAGGCGTTCATGAGCGAACGCGACAGGCTGCCGGTGCTGACGGCAAAGTCTTGA
- a CDS encoding ATP-binding protein, protein MSQASSGTHPVLIEQDVVLARQLVRRLAQDCGMRLIDLTKLVTAVSELARNTVVYGGGGYMDWSVVEKDHRPGLRLTFRDEGPGIPDLKLALTDGWTSGSGLGLGLTGARRLVDEFELDTEPGKGTRVTITRWT, encoded by the coding sequence ATGAGCCAGGCCAGCAGCGGCACGCATCCCGTGCTGATCGAACAGGACGTTGTGCTGGCCAGACAATTAGTACGCCGGCTGGCCCAGGACTGCGGCATGCGCCTGATCGACCTGACCAAGCTGGTCACGGCCGTCAGTGAGCTGGCGCGCAACACCGTGGTCTACGGCGGCGGCGGCTACATGGATTGGAGCGTCGTCGAAAAAGACCATCGCCCCGGCCTGCGCCTGACCTTTCGCGATGAAGGCCCCGGCATCCCTGACCTCAAGCTGGCCCTGACCGACGGCTGGACCTCCGGCAGTGGCCTGGGCCTGGGCCTGACCGGCGCCAGGCGCCTGGTGGACGAGTTTGAACTGGACACCGAACCCGGCAAGGGCACACGCGTGACGATCACCCGATGGACCTGA
- a CDS encoding substrate-binding domain-containing protein, whose protein sequence is MKQLYKTLTALALGALALTTQAEELKVMTSGGFTAAYKLLGPQYAKQSGDTLETILGPSMGKAPEAIPNRLARGEHADVVIMVGYALDDLIKQGKVDKASRVELADSRIGLVVKEGAAKPAIGTDAELKAVLSQAKSVAYSDSASGVYVEKELFKKLGMPAKGTMIERIPVAEQVAKGHYEVGLQQVAELLPVPGVTYVGKIPEDVQSVTRFAAGIPVNAEHPARAKALLQFLASPEAQPVVQSTGLDSVSH, encoded by the coding sequence ATGAAGCAACTGTACAAAACCCTGACGGCTCTGGCCCTCGGCGCCCTGGCGCTGACGACCCAGGCCGAAGAGCTCAAAGTGATGACTTCCGGAGGCTTCACCGCCGCTTATAAACTGCTCGGCCCGCAGTACGCCAAGCAGAGCGGCGACACCCTTGAGACCATCCTCGGCCCGTCGATGGGCAAGGCGCCGGAAGCCATTCCCAACCGCCTCGCCCGTGGCGAACACGCCGACGTGGTGATCATGGTCGGCTACGCACTGGATGACTTGATCAAACAGGGCAAGGTCGACAAGGCCTCGCGGGTGGAACTGGCGGATTCGCGGATCGGCCTGGTGGTGAAAGAAGGCGCAGCCAAACCGGCCATCGGCACCGATGCCGAGTTAAAGGCGGTGCTGAGCCAGGCCAAGTCCGTGGCGTATTCGGACAGTGCCAGCGGCGTGTATGTCGAGAAAGAGCTGTTCAAGAAGCTCGGCATGCCGGCCAAGGGCACGATGATCGAACGCATCCCGGTCGCCGAGCAGGTCGCCAAGGGTCACTACGAAGTGGGCCTGCAGCAGGTGGCGGAATTGTTGCCGGTGCCGGGGGTGACTTACGTCGGCAAGATCCCGGAAGACGTGCAATCGGTCACCCGCTTTGCGGCGGGCATTCCGGTCAACGCCGAACACCCGGCCCGGGCCAAGGCGCTGTTGCAGTTCCTGGCCTCGCCAGAGGCGCAACCGGTGGTGCAATCCACCGGCTTGGACTCGGTGTCACACTGA
- a CDS encoding ATP-binding protein, whose product MDLNIPSALTQVLLIEDVSQIGYARRSAQQLAELLGFDETDAGRVALVATELASNILKHAAHGELHLRATGNQGVEMIAVDRGQGFDLESCLVDGFSTGGTQGIGMGAIARVAQVFDVHADQRGTAMLARLYPRTSNARDIRYGVSQHSLHNDPACGDAWHLAIEAGRFSVMVADGLGHGSEAERAARAGEEMFAQDPFQDSATLLNDMHIGMNGTRGGAVAVAQYDAVADRLRFTGVGNIGASLIAFGKSRGLASHPGIVGVQFRKAQPFDYAQVSGQLLILYSDGLQSRWNLADYPGLCHRHPALIAAILHRDFCRGRDDVTVFVIALEAIDG is encoded by the coding sequence ATGGACCTGAATATTCCCAGCGCTTTGACCCAAGTGCTTTTGATCGAAGATGTCAGCCAAATCGGCTATGCCCGGCGCAGTGCCCAGCAGCTTGCCGAGCTGCTGGGTTTTGATGAAACCGACGCCGGGCGCGTGGCCCTGGTGGCGACCGAACTTGCCAGCAACATCCTCAAGCATGCCGCCCATGGCGAGCTGCACCTGCGCGCCACGGGCAACCAGGGCGTCGAAATGATCGCCGTCGACCGTGGCCAGGGCTTCGACCTGGAAAGCTGCCTGGTGGATGGGTTCTCCACGGGCGGCACGCAAGGCATCGGCATGGGCGCCATCGCGCGCGTGGCTCAGGTCTTTGATGTGCATGCCGATCAGCGGGGCACGGCGATGTTGGCGCGGCTCTACCCACGCACCTCGAACGCGCGGGATATCCGCTATGGCGTCAGCCAGCATTCCTTGCACAACGATCCGGCGTGCGGCGACGCCTGGCACCTGGCAATCGAAGCGGGCCGGTTCAGCGTGATGGTTGCCGACGGCCTGGGCCATGGCAGCGAAGCCGAACGGGCGGCGCGCGCGGGTGAAGAGATGTTCGCCCAAGACCCCTTCCAGGACTCGGCCACGCTGCTCAACGACATGCATATCGGCATGAACGGCACCCGGGGCGGCGCAGTGGCCGTGGCGCAATACGACGCCGTGGCTGACCGGCTGCGTTTCACCGGCGTGGGCAATATCGGCGCCAGCCTGATTGCCTTCGGCAAGTCGCGCGGGCTGGCTTCCCACCCGGGCATCGTCGGCGTGCAGTTTCGCAAGGCACAACCCTTCGACTACGCTCAGGTCAGCGGCCAACTGCTGATCCTTTACAGCGACGGGCTGCAGTCACGCTGGAACCTTGCGGACTATCCCGGGCTTTGCCACCGCCACCCCGCCCTGATCGCCGCCATCCTTCACCGTGATTTCTGTCGCGGCCGGGATGACGTTACCGTCTTCGTGATTGCCCTGGAGGCCATTGATGGCTGA
- a CDS encoding LysR family transcriptional regulator, with protein MLNSNLLRKLDMQDLMVFIAVYDQSSVTEVSETLFVSQSTVSYSLKKLRTSFEDELFINTRAGMRPTYKATTMYGHVQKILDSINLCHAGGQAFDPTQKAVTFTVCAPEYFEQLILPRLLKNFDRADLPVNVNVQKLETEIPADDLREGRLDLVICFGPHFHRAHKDFKTQMLLEDDLVCVFDKRAAPRESAFSLQSFVERRHVFPTPWSSDTNMIDGWLARQAHKRQVVARANSYSAALKMITGTDFIVTLPRRVQKLLAPASVFGHCEAPNGLPGFTLDMQWNETSGQDSANTWFREQVVKVCADQGLL; from the coding sequence ATGCTAAACAGTAATTTGCTCAGAAAGCTCGATATGCAGGACTTGATGGTGTTTATCGCCGTCTACGACCAGAGCAGCGTTACCGAGGTGTCTGAAACGCTGTTCGTCAGCCAGTCCACGGTGAGTTACAGCCTGAAGAAACTGCGCACCAGTTTCGAGGATGAGCTGTTTATCAACACGCGGGCGGGGATGCGGCCTACGTACAAGGCGACCACCATGTACGGGCATGTGCAGAAGATCCTCGACAGCATCAACCTGTGCCACGCCGGTGGCCAGGCCTTCGACCCGACACAGAAGGCCGTGACCTTCACGGTCTGCGCGCCGGAATACTTCGAACAGTTGATCCTGCCGCGCCTGCTGAAGAACTTCGACCGCGCCGACCTGCCGGTGAACGTCAATGTGCAGAAGCTGGAAACCGAGATCCCCGCCGACGACCTGCGCGAAGGCCGTCTGGACCTGGTGATTTGCTTCGGCCCGCACTTTCACCGCGCCCATAAAGACTTCAAGACCCAGATGCTGCTGGAAGACGATTTGGTCTGTGTGTTCGATAAACGCGCGGCGCCGCGGGAGTCGGCGTTCAGCCTGCAATCCTTCGTCGAACGGCGCCACGTTTTTCCGACGCCGTGGTCCTCGGACACCAATATGATCGACGGCTGGCTGGCGCGTCAGGCCCACAAGCGCCAAGTGGTCGCCCGGGCCAACAGTTACAGCGCAGCCTTGAAGATGATCACCGGCACCGACTTTATCGTCACCCTGCCCCGCCGCGTGCAAAAGCTGCTGGCGCCCGCCAGCGTGTTCGGCCATTGCGAAGCGCCCAACGGTTTACCGGGGTTTACCCTGGACATGCAGTGGAACGAAACCAGCGGCCAGGACAGCGCCAATACCTGGTTTCGTGAGCAGGTGGTGAAAGTGTGCGCGGATCAAGGGTTGTTGTAA
- a CDS encoding 5-carboxymethyl-2-hydroxymuconate Delta-isomerase, which yields MPHLHLEYTANLTGLAVEKTLLRLNNVLMASGQFGSEFDIKSRAVKVESFQVGTSLNPRGFIAVKLSLLSGRSPQVKQQLSESLLAALQDMGEWPADIQVQLSVLLVDMDRESYSKVAIG from the coding sequence ATGCCGCACCTGCACCTGGAATACACCGCCAACCTGACAGGCCTGGCCGTCGAGAAAACCCTGTTGCGGCTCAACAATGTGCTGATGGCATCCGGGCAGTTCGGTTCCGAGTTCGATATCAAAAGCCGCGCCGTGAAGGTCGAGAGTTTCCAGGTCGGCACGTCCCTGAACCCACGCGGCTTCATCGCCGTGAAGCTGTCGCTGCTCAGCGGGCGCTCACCGCAGGTCAAGCAGCAGTTGTCGGAAAGCCTGTTGGCGGCGTTGCAGGACATGGGCGAATGGCCGGCGGATATACAGGTTCAGCTCAGCGTCCTGCTGGTCGACATGGATCGCGAGTCCTACAGTAAAGTCGCCATTGGCTGA